CCTTTCTTCCTGGTGGGTCGGCCATCGCGGCGTAACCGGCGTGGGGCAGGCTAAGGGCATGACCGACGGCTCCGGCTCCTGGTACGACGCCGACATCGATCACGTGATCATCACCGAGGAAGAGATCCGGGAGAAGACCGGCGCTCTCGCGAAGCAGGTGGCCAGCGACTACGCGACCGTCCAGGACGGGCTGCTGCTGGTCTGCGTGCTCAAGGGCGCCGTGATGTTCGTCGCCGACTTCGCTCGGGCACTCGGGCGCACCGGGCCGCCCGTCGAACTCGAGTTCATGGCCGTTTCCTCGTACGGGCAGGGAACCACCTCGTCCGGGGTGGTGCGGATCCTCAAGGACCTCGACCGTGACATCGCCGGTCGCCACGTGATCGTCGTCGAAGACATCGTCGACTCCGGGCTGACCCTGTCCTGGCTGCTCAAATACCTGGAGTCCCGGGCCGCCGCGAGCGTCGAGGTGGTCGCGCTGTTCCGCAAGCCCGACGCCATCAAGGTCCACGTGCCGGTGAAATATGTGGGCTTCGACATCCCGAGTGAGTTCGTCGTCGGCTACGGGCTCGACTTCGGCGAGCGCTACCGCGAGTTGCCCTATGTCGGCGTCCTGAAGCCCGAGGTCTACGCCCGAATCTGAGGATCTCCTCAACTTCGTACAGCGGACTTACAGCAACCCCCGCTAACGTATGTGCTAGCGCGGGGCGCAGTCGTTTGCGTCTCGCGCTCGGGGTGTACCTTCGAATGACCGTGGCGCACCCGGCGGCGCGGGTCGTGGCCGGTCCCGCAGAGCTTTGACTCTGCACGTGGCAGGTCGCGGCGGGCCGACACCCCGGAGCTTTCGTCCGGCACGGTCATGACGTCGATCAGGAGGATGCGGGCGGCTCGCCGCTCGACAACAGTATGGAACGTACGCGTTTCTTCCGCCGACCGGTGGTCTGGATCATCCTTGTGATCGCCGGGGCTATTGCGCTCAGCTCCCTATTCACCGGCGGCCCGAGCTATCACCGGGTCGACACCAGTGTTGCCCTGCAGCAGCTCAACAACGGTCCCAAGGACAGCATCTCCGAGGTCGTCTTCCAAGACAAGGAGCAGACGCTCCGGATCAACCTCGCCCAGCCACAGCAGTTCGGCGACACGAAGACCAATCGGATCGAGGCGCAGTTCCCGTCCGAGGTCGGCGACCAGATCTGGAATGACGTCCAGAACGCGCAGACCGCGCAGCGGATCAACGGCCCGGTCGACACCCAGGTGTCCGGCGACAACGTGCTGCTGAGCCTGCTCGTCAACCTGCTGCCGATCGTGCTGCTCGTGGTGCTGCTGCTGTTCTTCATGTCGCAGATGCAGGGCGGCGGCTCGCGGGTCCTCAACTTCGGCAAGTCCAAGGCGAAGATGATCACCAAGGACACGCCGAAGACGACGTTCGCCGACGTGGCGGGCGCCGACGAGGCGGTCGAGGAGCTCCGCGAGATCAAGGACTTCCTGCAGAACCCGGCGAAATACCAGGCCCTCGGCGCCAAGATCCCGAAGGGCGTGCTGCTCTTCGGCCAGCCCGGCACGGGCAAGACGCTGCTGGCCCGCGCGGTCGCCGGCGAGGCCGGCGTGCCGTTCTACTCGATCTCCGGTTCCGACTTCGTCGAGATGTTCGTCGGTGTCGGTGCCAGCCGGGTCCGTGACCTGTTCGAGCAGGCCAAGGCCAACGCGCCGGCGATCGTGTTCGTCGACGAGATCGACGCTGTCGGCCGCCACCGCGGCGCCGGCATGGGCGGCGGTCACGACGAGCGCGAGCAGACGCTCAACCAGCTCCTCGTCGAGATGGACGGCTTCGACACCAAGGGCGGGGTCATCCTGATCGCGGCCACCAACCGGCCCGACATCCTCGACCCGGCGCTGCTGCGTCCCGGCCGCTTCGACCGGCAGATCGCCGTCGACACCCCCGACATGGATGGCCGCAAGGCGATCCTGCGGGTGCACGCCAAGGGCAAGCCGTTCGCGCCCGACGTCGACCTCGACGCGGTCGCCCGGCGCACCCCCGGCTTCAGCGGTGCCGACCTGGCCAACGTGATCAACGAGTCCGCGCTGCTGACCGCTCGCGTCGACGGCCGGGCGATCACCAACGAAAACCTGGAAGAGTCGATCGACCGGGTGGTCGCGGGGCCGCAGCGCAAGACCCGCGTGATGAGCGACCACGAAAAGAAGATCACCGCTTACCACGAGGGCGGTCACGCTCTGGTGGCCTGGGCACTGCCGCACTCCGCGCCGGTGCACAAGGTGACGATCCTGCCGCGGTCGCGCTCGCTCGGGCACACGCTGGTGCTGCCGACGGAAGACAAATACACCCAGACCAGAGCCGAAATGATCGACACCCTGGCGTACGCCCTGGGCGGTCGTGCGGCCGAGGAGCTGGTCTTCCACGAGCCGACCACCGGCGCGGGCGACGACATCAAGAAGGCCACGTCGCTGGCCCGGGCGATGGTCACCCAATACGGCATGTCGTCGAAGCTCGGCGCGGTCAAATACGGCACCAGCGGTGACGAGCCGTTCCTGGGTCGCACGATGGGCCACGAGCGCGACTACTCCGACGTCGTCGCGGCCGAGATCGACGGCGAGGTCCGCTCGCTGATCGAGCTCGCGCACGACGAGGCCTGGGAGATCCTGGTCGAATACCGCGACGTGCTCGACAGCCTGGTTCTCGAGCTGATCGAGAAGGAGACCATCTCGACCGCCGACATGGCGCGGATCGCCGCGCGGGTCGTCAAGCGGCCGCCGATGGCCCCCTACAACGGCTTCGGCAAGCGGCGCCCGAGCACCGAGCCGCCGGTCCTCACCCCGGCCGAGCGCGAGGCGCTCAAGGTCCAGGCCGAGGCCGACGGTGCCGAGGCCCGGGTCGGCGGCGGCAACAACGCCGGCGGTCCGAACTCAAACTCGGACGGCGCACACTGAGCAACAGCGAATACGAGGCGGACGGCGAGGTAGAGCTCGATTACCTCGCCGCTCGTCTCGTAGACGGCAAGTTGGCCGGCCGTCCGGTCGAAGAGGCGGTCGACCTCGGCCGCATCGAGAAGGCCGTCCGCGAGATCCTGATCGC
This genomic interval from Asanoa ferruginea contains the following:
- the ftsH gene encoding ATP-dependent zinc metalloprotease FtsH; its protein translation is MERTRFFRRPVVWIILVIAGAIALSSLFTGGPSYHRVDTSVALQQLNNGPKDSISEVVFQDKEQTLRINLAQPQQFGDTKTNRIEAQFPSEVGDQIWNDVQNAQTAQRINGPVDTQVSGDNVLLSLLVNLLPIVLLVVLLLFFMSQMQGGGSRVLNFGKSKAKMITKDTPKTTFADVAGADEAVEELREIKDFLQNPAKYQALGAKIPKGVLLFGQPGTGKTLLARAVAGEAGVPFYSISGSDFVEMFVGVGASRVRDLFEQAKANAPAIVFVDEIDAVGRHRGAGMGGGHDEREQTLNQLLVEMDGFDTKGGVILIAATNRPDILDPALLRPGRFDRQIAVDTPDMDGRKAILRVHAKGKPFAPDVDLDAVARRTPGFSGADLANVINESALLTARVDGRAITNENLEESIDRVVAGPQRKTRVMSDHEKKITAYHEGGHALVAWALPHSAPVHKVTILPRSRSLGHTLVLPTEDKYTQTRAEMIDTLAYALGGRAAEELVFHEPTTGAGDDIKKATSLARAMVTQYGMSSKLGAVKYGTSGDEPFLGRTMGHERDYSDVVAAEIDGEVRSLIELAHDEAWEILVEYRDVLDSLVLELIEKETISTADMARIAARVVKRPPMAPYNGFGKRRPSTEPPVLTPAEREALKVQAEADGAEARVGGGNNAGGPNSNSDGAH
- the hpt gene encoding hypoxanthine phosphoribosyltransferase yields the protein MTDGSGSWYDADIDHVIITEEEIREKTGALAKQVASDYATVQDGLLLVCVLKGAVMFVADFARALGRTGPPVELEFMAVSSYGQGTTSSGVVRILKDLDRDIAGRHVIVVEDIVDSGLTLSWLLKYLESRAAASVEVVALFRKPDAIKVHVPVKYVGFDIPSEFVVGYGLDFGERYRELPYVGVLKPEVYARI